The following proteins come from a genomic window of Dreissena polymorpha isolate Duluth1 chromosome 1, UMN_Dpol_1.0, whole genome shotgun sequence:
- the LOC127864829 gene encoding uncharacterized protein LOC127864829 has translation MENAGVFTVKGKSEHNVFIPSDSYTCSIKAICVLPDGKVLVADSNNQKVKLLNQQYQVVSHCGVTAGPWDMCVITPSVVAVSVDHGIQFITVNKTQLVPARKVQLEHDCKGIAHHQMDLFITSSKALYKYSLSGDLVNLVCTLYEDVSGPYTVDKCAVSPTGYRLYITSFLQHKLLTLARDGTLLATYTDPALRGPTGLHVTPAGQVLVCGEWSNTVLQVGWEGKSKLATLATQKDGMRWPESVCYSSTTSSIIVGQNGDNILVFRVE, from the exons ATGGAAAA TGCAGGGGTGTTCACTGTCAAGGGAAAGTCTGAGCACAATGTGTTCATACCAAGTGATTCATACACATGCTCAATCAAAGCCATCTGTGTCCTCCCAGATGGAAAGGTCCTGGTTGCTGACAGCAATAATCAGAAAGTCAAGcttctgaaccagcagtaccaggtggtgagtcactgtggTGTGACTGCTGGGCCATGGGACATGTGTGTTATCACACCCAGTGTGGTTGCAGTGTCTGTGGATCATGGGATCCAGTTTATCACAGTAAACAAAACCCAGCTGGTGCCAGCGAGGAAGGTTCAGTTAGAACATGATTGTAAAGGTATCGCCCACCACCAAATGGACCTGTTCATCACTTCAAGTAAAGCACTGTACAAATACTCACTGAGTGGAGATCTGGTGAATCTGGTCTGCACACTGTATGAGGATGTGTCAGGGCCttatacag tagacaagtgtgctgtgagtcccacagggtacaggctgtacatcaccagcttCTTGCagcacaagcttctcaccctggccagggatggcacactcctggctacatacacagacccagcactacgtGGCCCaactggtctacatgtgacccctgcaggccaggtgctggtctgtggagaaTGGTccaacactgtactacaggtgggctgggagggaaagagtaagctggctacgctggctactCAGAAGGATGGAATGAGGTGGCCagagtcagtctgctacagcagcaccacatcatccatcattgtgggacagaatggggacaacatcctggtgttcagagtggaatag